One part of the Anaerolineales bacterium genome encodes these proteins:
- a CDS encoding phosphatidate cytidylyltransferase — protein MAGKRILVALIGLPIGIAIFMAGGGLFAVAFAIILGLAAWEYAGLFASGGAQPARWLVVAGAAGLFLAAYLQARTDLLLAALAMLALVVHLVQYERGREQAGTDFAITLSGIFYIGVLGMYFAHMRNLQHGEWWLLLTLLAVWLADTAAYAIGTPLGRHKMSPRLSPKKSWEGYAAGVVFATLGAPLFGLLLARLGMPAHPMFALGNLAILGFAVGALTTLGDLGESMIKRQMKVKDASQILPGHGGIFDRIDSWLWALPIGYFLVTLVF, from the coding sequence ATGGCGGGTAAACGCATCTTGGTGGCGCTGATCGGTCTGCCGATCGGTATTGCCATTTTCATGGCCGGCGGCGGGCTGTTTGCCGTCGCCTTCGCCATTATTCTTGGCTTGGCCGCCTGGGAGTATGCCGGGCTGTTTGCCAGCGGAGGCGCTCAACCGGCGCGCTGGCTGGTAGTGGCCGGGGCGGCTGGCCTGTTCCTGGCTGCTTATCTGCAAGCGCGCACAGACCTGTTGCTGGCGGCATTGGCCATGCTGGCGCTGGTGGTGCACCTGGTGCAATACGAACGGGGGCGCGAGCAGGCGGGTACCGACTTTGCCATAACCCTGAGCGGCATCTTCTATATCGGCGTGCTGGGCATGTACTTTGCCCACATGCGCAACTTACAGCACGGCGAGTGGTGGCTGCTGCTGACGCTGCTTGCCGTGTGGCTGGCCGACACCGCCGCCTACGCCATCGGCACACCGCTGGGCAGGCACAAGATGAGCCCGCGCCTGAGCCCCAAGAAAAGCTGGGAAGGCTACGCCGCCGGCGTGGTATTCGCCACACTGGGCGCACCGCTGTTCGGTCTGTTGCTGGCGCGGCTGGGCATGCCGGCTCATCCGATGTTTGCGCTGGGCAACCTGGCCATTCTCGGCTTCGCCGTCGGCGCGCTGACCACCTTGGGCGACTTGGGCGAGAGCATGATCAAGCGCCAAATGAAGGTGAAGGATGCCAGCCAGATCCTGCCCGGGCACGGCGGCATCTTTGACCGCATCGATTCGTGGTTGTGGGCGCTGCCCATCGGCTATTTCCTCGTCACCCTCGTTTTCTAA